In Natrinema sp. SYSU A 869, the following proteins share a genomic window:
- a CDS encoding orc1/cdc6 family replication initiation protein: MADGDEQQSLSQSIKGRLQEGVQNSVFKDKGLLDPDAVIDEDRIVGRDQQLDDIITYLRPALQGNRPPNMLLYGPSGTGKSLIINAVCQQVLELANAQEDRFGVIRVNCQTIKSHDRAVYRLVESAAIEVGVDPGVPESGVSTDQKLNRFYEILSDYFDSVIIILDEVDLLVGRQREPNDEPAYSKLLYQLSRASQLGRIEGHVSVAALTNDPRFMENLDGRAESSFNPQDVVFPDYDANQLQSILGRRRDAYQEDVLEDGIIPLSSAYAAQDHGDARKAIDLFRKAGEIADRQGEDMVREEHVRGAQKEAERDRTLTQMQGLSTQKKLSLYATAVVPIHSQRNLNAVPSTVAYRVYQYITDILDTDEKSRDSYLRYMSEAETYNFVTSDKRGRGYGSGVHKEYTFVDDPEVVAETLQSDIRLEEVEHDEDLVKSVVNAQIEDFFEGK; this comes from the coding sequence ATGGCTGACGGCGACGAACAACAGTCTCTCTCACAATCCATTAAAGGCCGTCTTCAAGAGGGGGTCCAGAATTCTGTTTTCAAAGACAAAGGACTCCTCGACCCAGATGCCGTCATTGACGAAGACAGAATCGTTGGTCGCGATCAGCAACTGGACGATATTATCACATACCTCCGACCTGCCCTCCAAGGTAATCGCCCTCCGAACATGCTTCTCTACGGCCCATCTGGGACCGGAAAATCACTCATCATCAATGCTGTCTGTCAGCAGGTTCTAGAGCTAGCAAACGCTCAAGAAGATCGATTCGGCGTAATTAGAGTCAACTGTCAGACGATCAAATCCCACGATCGTGCTGTCTATCGACTCGTTGAAAGTGCAGCAATCGAAGTCGGCGTCGATCCTGGGGTTCCTGAGAGCGGTGTCTCAACTGACCAGAAACTGAATCGGTTCTACGAAATTTTGAGCGATTATTTCGACTCTGTCATTATCATTCTTGACGAGGTTGATCTCCTTGTCGGCCGGCAACGCGAACCAAATGATGAGCCAGCATACTCGAAGTTACTCTATCAACTCTCTCGTGCATCTCAGCTAGGACGAATCGAAGGACACGTTTCAGTCGCAGCTCTCACAAATGATCCACGGTTCATGGAGAACCTCGATGGACGAGCAGAGAGTTCATTCAATCCGCAGGATGTCGTATTCCCGGACTACGATGCGAATCAACTTCAGTCGATTCTGGGACGTCGTCGCGATGCTTACCAGGAGGATGTCCTTGAGGATGGTATCATTCCTCTCAGCTCGGCGTACGCTGCGCAGGACCACGGTGACGCACGGAAAGCGATTGACCTTTTCCGGAAAGCAGGCGAGATTGCGGATCGGCAAGGAGAAGATATGGTGCGCGAAGAGCACGTCCGTGGTGCTCAGAAAGAGGCCGAGCGCGACCGTACCTTAACACAGATGCAAGGGCTTTCGACACAGAAGAAACTCTCACTCTATGCGACTGCCGTTGTCCCTATCCACTCTCAGCGGAACCTGAATGCTGTTCCGAGCACTGTTGCGTACCGAGTTTATCAGTATATCACTGATATCCTGGATACTGACGAAAAATCGCGCGATTCCTATCTTCGATACATGAGCGAAGCGGAGACCTATAATTTTGTCACGTCAGATAAACGAGGACGGGGCTACGGTAGCGGAGTTCATAAGGAATACACGTTCGTTGATGATCCCGAAGTAGTTGCTGAAACACTACAGTCAGATATCCGACTCGAGGAAGTCGAACACGACGAGGACTTGGTCAAGTCCGTTGTTAACGCTCAGATTGAGGATTTCTTCGAAGGAAAATAG